The stretch of DNA TCAAACCACCTGCATTTCTAACTACCAGGAACAACACAATTGACAGACTTCATACAcaattatgatttttgtttccaaGATGGATCTAACTTGTATTAGTTCTTTCCAACCTTTCTTCAATTCTCCCTTACCACTAAACCACAGTAGTGCGGAGTTTTGACTTTTTCTTGGAACTCtttatcaaatttaaatatattttttacaactTCTTCATCTGAAGTTCCTGACTTAATTAACTTTTACTTTCCTCATAGCaagaattttatataaatgtcTCTTTTTAATTCATGAAGCAGtaacttttatttaaagaattGTTTATTTTCCTTTCAAAAATCATCGCCCAAAATTGATACTTCTTagaacattaaaaataaatttaaattagtcATATTATATAATCAAGTTTCATTATAAATTTTGGTACAACGAAATATGGTGAAACATAATTGATCCTaacataaatgataaattaatgcACAATCGATAATATTTCTTggataataattaattaagagtTTATCTGAACAACGAAACATCATTATTAGTTCATCCTCATCAAGAAACTCATAACTCCAAATGCGATCAGTCCCGAGATCTTCACCACCGTGAAGCTTTTACCAGCAGCCGCTCCAAATTGCTGATCAACGGGATACAACTCACCGGGTGGACCCGTCATGTATATGTAAGTAGACGGAGGTGGCGGGCAGTAAGACTTCTTCGGCGGCGAAGGTGGACGTGGCGGAGGAGGACAGGCCAGGGACGGCGGTGGAGGCGATGGTGGTGGAGGTGAGGGAGGAGGAATGTTTTGGAGACAAGGTGTGCATTTAATAGGATCCTCTTCGAGTTTTCTATTGGTTGAAGAATGATCTGAGGCGTTTACGATCATAGGAAACGTCAGAAACGCCATCGCCGTGAATATAGTGACCACGAGAGCCTTTACACGGTGAGTTTTCTCCGTCATGCTCAGAGttgttatatgtttatttttttcttgtcccGGAGAATCGAATAAAAAGAGAGGTTTGGGAAGATTCTCTAGTTAGACGTTTGGCAAAGAAAGTTGAAAATTTGGTGAGGTGGTTTGGTAAGAGTGTGTGCATTGGACTGATATACTTCTTCAAGACTATATACTTCTGTCTTgataattatacaaaaagtaCTTTACAACATGCAAGAATAAAAAGAATGCATTCATATTTGTGAAATAGGCTTTTTTACATGTGAGTTGGAGCTTGGATTAAGGGGTCCCATATGGAGACCATATAACATATGATCGTGTTACtcgaaataataattaaattacttaaCAATAGTGGAAGTATTAGCCTTTTAATCCACCGTCGTccactcaaaaataaaaatatatactttaaagtTTTCCAATTATTTGCTGCCAATAATAAGAACGTTTGATGACACAATGATTGATCGCAGATTGGTAGTAATCtggtttataaaatttaaagcaTATAATATGCATCACTGTGTGGTGTCACACCACCACTGGTGTGTTGTCTAAACATCGTTGCTAAAGCGTGAATTGGACCGCCTCTtctaacaaaaacatgaaaagcaGGCGAAGTCTGCGATTAAAATTATAACTTGGAATTGGTCGAAAGCAGTAAATTAGTATACCTAGTCATCTTTAGTGGTTGGTTCCTTTCGTAAATCTATTATGCCACTATGAtttcccaaaaaagaaaaatcgtgAAAGAACCATATACGTATTGTAGGTTTAATTAGAATTCAATTCAACCCAAGGGACtacattttgttgttgttattgtaaaACTCTAAGAAAATCATGTATCACTTTGCTTCACGGCTTACGTTGACCCGATGgactaattgttttttttttattttctctctttttttttttgctttgggaGTCAATCCTATAGGTTTAGAATCTGTGATTgtaattctaaatattttcattttcaacgAGAGTTTCCCttcttaggaaaaaaaaaaaaaaaaaactctagaataacaaatacaagaaagaagtcttcttttttttttttttttcgcaaatgaatatatattgattaaactGGATCATTACAAAGTGTGTTGCCTAGCCATGGGGGCTTTAGTACAGAGTCACAATAATATTGACAATTTATACAACCAAATTTAGCTAAAGCATGTGCTACCCTATTACAATCTCTCTTTGTAAAACTGAAAGTAGCTTTCTGTAGTTTGGAAGTCCAGGTTCTGATATCTTGAATAAAGTTTCTTAGGGATATATCCACTATGTCACCATTAACtatttttgttaagatttcacaATCGCCTTCAAATACAATCTCCTTGTACCCGCGGATCCATGCTTGTTGTATTGCAGTAAGCAAACTCTTTGTTTCTGCTTGTAAAGAGGATCGAACATTATGTAATTTTGTTGCACCCCACACAATAGCCTCTCCCTTGTAATTTCTGAAGATCCATCCGCTAACAGCCTCATGAGTGTGATGATCATAACTCGCGTCATAGTTACATTTAAGGATCGGTGGAGACGGTGGAAGCCACGATGTTATATTCGTACGTGCATTAGATAATGGTGAAGATATATGTTGTAGACTGTTGATCCATTCTTTTGTATCAGATTTCGAAAGTAAGACTGTTTTTGAGACACTTTCTCGATAATTATTGAAAACTTGGTTATTTCTCGCCTTCCAAATCCGCCAGAGTAAAACAAAGGGTAATAAATAATCAAACAGGTTGGAAATCTGCGTGTGACTATTAAGTAGCTGTGCAATAATGTCCTCTGTATTGGATTGTAGATGAGTGACGGCTAgggaagaacaacaagaaaatctccAAGCCATCATGGCAAAGGGACACGAGAAAAAAGCGTGGTGTATGGTTTCATCAGATTGATGACATCTCGGGCATAGAGGATCAATATTCATACCTCTTGTACTTAATCTTGTGGTGACTGGTATTGCTTGCGATAGAATACGCCATAAAAAGTGTTTGATCTTTGGTAACAGCCGTAGCTTCCATATTTTGTTCTTAAGTTCCACTGAACCATGAGGAATATTTAGGACTACTCCAGGATCGAAAGGGTAATGTGTAACAAACCAATATCCTGTCTTGACTGTGTACTCACCTGATCTAGTATAGTTCCAAATTAATTTGTCCGGTTGTGGTACTTGTGAGAGATGAATGTTTTGTATTATGACCTGCTCTTCCTGGGATACGTATGAAAGGAGTTTATGATTATCCCAGTATCGACTTTCACCAGAAGTAGAAATAAATTGATCAAGAGTAGTTTCTGATTGCAAAGGTACAGTTTGAACTAATCGTGGAGGGTGCTCTTCTATAAAATTATCCAAACCTATACGAATGGATTTACCATCCCCCACAATAAATCTTGAACCCTTTTTAATGACATCCAGTCCTATTAAAATAGATGACCAGCCATAAGAttgtttcttcctttgtttggcATCTAAAACTGATTCCTCTCGGTAGTATCTGTTTTTCATTACGCGGGCAAATAAAGAATTAGGATTTTGAATCAATCTCCACGCTTGTTTTGCAAGAAGTGCATCATTGAATTTAGCTAAGTCTCTAAATCCCAGACCCCCTTCTCTTTTCGAATGTTGTAGTTTCTTCCAGGCGATCCATGGTATACTGCGTTGATTTGAGTTCTTTTCCCACCAGAACTGCATTAAAAGTGATTCAATCTCTGAAGTGATTCCTAATGGAAGCTTGAAACACGACATAGCGTATACCGGCATTGATAAAGCTACAGAGTTTAACATAATCTCTTTTCCCGCAGGTGATAGTTTCTTAGCAGTCCAAGAATTTGTGCGTTTTTTAACTCTGTCAACAATGTACTCGaacatctcctttttctttcgACCGAACTGCTCAGGTAGACCTAAGTACTTCCCTCCTCCTCCATGATTTGGGATGTCAAGAATAGATTTCAAACGTATTTGAGTGTGTCCATAAACTCGGCTGCCAAAAGTTATCATTGATTTTGAAGTATTTATCTTCTGTCCTGAATAATACTCATAAACGTCAAAAATATCTTTCAGAGATTGGcagtttttcttatttaccttgcagaaaaataaacagTCATCAGCAAACTGTAAGTGAGTAATACATGGAGCGCCGTTTCCAATACGTATACCACGAAGATCACCATCGTTAACGCTTGACGAGATTAGATGACTAAGTATGTCTGAGCATAATATGAAGAGGTATGGTGATAGTGGATCACCCTGTCTGATACCCCTATTTGGATGAACATAACCATAGGGAGCACCATTTATCAAGATTGAATAGTTAACAGTAGTTACTACGGTCATAATCCAGCTAATCCATTTTGGACAAAAGCCAAATAGATTCAGTGTTGTTTCCAGAAAGTTCCATTCCACGCGATCGTATGCTTTAGTGACATCCGTTTTGACAGCCATATAGTTTTGTGAGACTCTCGGTCTGACCTTTAAAGAATGCATTACTTCATGTGCAATCATCACATTGTCCTGAATTAAACGTCCTGGAATGAAAGCAGCTTGCGATTCGGAAACAATGTCGTTAAGGTGTGGTTTTAAACGATGAACCAAACatttagaaattattttatatagcaCATTACATAATGCTATTGGCCGGTAGTCTGAGAGTGTTTGAGGATTGTCAATTTTTGGTATCATACAAATGTTGGTATGGTTTATGCTCTGTTTCAATGTTGAAGTTTCGAAAAAACTTTGCACCTCTTGTATGACTTGTGGTCCGACTGTTTCCCAACAAGATTTGTAGAATCTTGCAGTTAAGCCATCTGGTCCTGGTGCTCGATCATCACCAATTGAACAAATTGCATCGTATATCTCCTCACCTGTGAACACTCGTGTTAGTCTCTTATTTGCCTCATCAGAGACTTTGGGAATGAAATCCGCAAACACCGAGGGTGTGACTTGATGATTAgctgtttcaaatatttttgagaaaaagctTTGAGCATGATCGCCAATATCCTTATCTCCTTGATATAAATTCCCTTGGTCATCAGATATAGAAGTGATCCAGTTTTTTGCAAATCTTGTTTTTGCACAAGCGTGGAAAAAATTGGTATTTTGATCTCCAGAAGTCATCCATTGATTCCTGCTCTTTTGTTGCCAGTGTTTCTCCTCATCACTATAAGCCTTAGTTAGATCATCTTGCAAAAAAGGAATAGTATTCCGTATCTGTGGATTGAAACTCTCCATTGCAAAGTTTAATCTTGTTTGAAGATTAGTGATTCGTTCCTCTGAATTTAGTCGATGTTCTCGTTTTAATGCTGCCATACTGCGTCTGCAGTTTTTAATTCTCTCAGTGATTGGAATGTC from Camelina sativa cultivar DH55 chromosome 9, Cs, whole genome shotgun sequence encodes:
- the LOC104712663 gene encoding leucine-rich repeat extensin-like protein 3, coding for MTEKTHRVKALVVTIFTAMAFLTFPMIVNASDHSSTNRKLEEDPIKCTPCLQNIPPPSPPPPSPPPPSLACPPPPRPPSPPKKSYCPPPPSTYIYMTGPPGELYPVDQQFGAAAGKSFTVVKISGLIAFGVMSFLMRMN